Proteins from one Chitinophaga oryzae genomic window:
- the nuoK gene encoding NADH-quinone oxidoreductase subunit NuoK, with protein sequence MPVQYYIFLSIALFCIGVMGVLMRRNAIIIFMCIELMLNAVNLLLVAFSKMWADAGKVDAGSAQLFVFFIMVVAAAEVAVGLAIITMVYRNTHSVDINILNRLKN encoded by the coding sequence ATGCCTGTTCAATATTACATATTCCTGAGTATCGCCCTGTTCTGCATTGGTGTGATGGGGGTGCTGATGCGCCGTAACGCCATCATCATTTTTATGTGCATAGAGCTGATGCTGAACGCCGTCAACCTGCTGCTGGTAGCATTTTCCAAAATGTGGGCGGATGCCGGAAAAGTGGATGCGGGATCAGCGCAATTGTTTGTATTCTTTATTATGGTGGTGGCTGCTGCGGAAGTAGCGGTGGGCCTGGCTATCATTACAATGGTCTACAGAAATACACACTCGGTAGATATAAACATTCTTAACAGGCTGAAAAATTAA
- the nuoL gene encoding NADH-quinone oxidoreductase subunit L, giving the protein MIKLVWLVPFLPLLGFLVNGLGRRFLSKSLVGFIGSGTVLASFVVSLLAFFEVKAPGFQAQVVHLFNFISVGSLHIPFAFQVDQLSALFLLIITGVGTLIHIYSTSYMHDESDESFARYFAYLNLFVFSMLILVLGANYVMMFIGWEGVGLCSYLLIGFWFKNTSYNNAAKKAFVMNRIGDLGFLLGIFFMIMQFGTVTFPDVFAKAAPLGMNNPTLAAIAMLLFVGAMGKSAQIPLYTWLPDAMAGPTPVSALIHAATMVTAGIYMIARSNVIYTLSPSIQMVVAVIGVATALFAASIALKQNDIKKVLAYSTVSQLGYMFLALGVGAYSAAVFHVMTHAFFKALLFLGSGSVIHAMGGEQDIRKMGGLKKYMPTTNWTFLVGCLAIAGIPGLSGFFSKDEILASAYAHNPVLYALGLLGALMTAFYMFRLYYITFSGKFRGTHEQEHHLHESPSAITIPLMILAVLSVFGGYVGLPEVFGKNLLAEYLSPVFAPSAPFVTEHHLSHSTEWMLMGLSSVLVIVFILIARQKFAAYEDTGKENAGLAKVLENKWYIDELYDAIIVKPLQELSRFFRDTVEKAGIDKLVNGVGRSVQWSSQQIRLIQSGQVGFYIFAMVIGMIVLFVIGFLL; this is encoded by the coding sequence ATGATTAAACTAGTTTGGCTGGTACCATTTTTACCATTATTAGGGTTCCTGGTGAATGGTTTGGGGCGCAGATTTTTATCCAAGTCCCTGGTAGGATTTATCGGAAGCGGTACTGTACTGGCTTCCTTTGTGGTGAGCTTATTAGCATTTTTTGAAGTAAAAGCCCCGGGATTTCAGGCGCAGGTGGTACACCTGTTTAACTTCATTTCCGTTGGCAGCCTTCATATTCCTTTCGCATTCCAGGTAGATCAACTGAGTGCATTGTTCCTTCTGATCATCACCGGTGTAGGTACCCTCATCCACATTTACTCCACTTCTTACATGCATGACGAAAGCGACGAGAGCTTTGCGAGATATTTCGCTTATCTCAACCTCTTCGTGTTTTCCATGCTGATACTGGTGCTCGGCGCTAACTATGTGATGATGTTCATCGGGTGGGAAGGCGTTGGTCTCTGTTCCTACCTGCTGATCGGGTTCTGGTTTAAAAACACCAGTTATAATAATGCCGCCAAGAAAGCATTCGTGATGAACCGCATCGGCGACCTCGGTTTCCTGCTCGGTATCTTCTTCATGATCATGCAGTTTGGTACGGTTACTTTCCCCGACGTATTTGCCAAAGCGGCGCCGCTGGGCATGAACAACCCCACGCTGGCGGCTATTGCCATGCTGCTGTTTGTAGGCGCTATGGGTAAATCCGCTCAGATACCCCTGTATACCTGGCTGCCCGACGCGATGGCCGGTCCAACCCCGGTGTCTGCCCTGATCCACGCGGCGACGATGGTGACTGCCGGTATCTACATGATTGCCCGCAGCAACGTAATCTATACATTGTCTCCCTCCATCCAGATGGTGGTTGCGGTGATTGGTGTGGCTACCGCCCTGTTTGCCGCTTCTATTGCACTGAAACAAAACGATATTAAAAAAGTACTGGCTTACTCCACCGTGAGCCAGCTGGGATATATGTTCCTCGCACTGGGCGTAGGCGCTTATTCTGCCGCCGTTTTCCACGTGATGACGCACGCTTTCTTCAAAGCGCTGCTGTTCCTCGGTTCCGGCTCCGTGATCCATGCGATGGGCGGTGAGCAGGATATCCGTAAAATGGGCGGGCTGAAAAAATACATGCCTACCACCAACTGGACATTCCTCGTAGGATGCCTGGCCATTGCCGGTATCCCGGGTTTATCCGGTTTCTTCTCCAAAGATGAAATCCTGGCCAGCGCTTATGCCCACAACCCCGTACTGTATGCACTGGGACTGCTTGGAGCGCTGATGACCGCTTTCTATATGTTCCGCCTGTACTACATCACTTTCTCCGGAAAGTTCCGTGGTACCCACGAACAGGAACACCACCTGCACGAAAGCCCTTCCGCGATCACTATCCCGCTGATGATCCTGGCGGTATTGTCCGTGTTCGGCGGTTATGTGGGCCTGCCGGAGGTATTTGGTAAAAACCTGCTGGCAGAATACCTGTCACCGGTGTTTGCACCATCTGCGCCTTTTGTGACAGAACATCATCTGTCTCACAGCACAGAATGGATGCTGATGGGACTGAGCAGCGTGCTGGTGATTGTCTTCATCCTGATTGCCCGTCAGAAATTCGCGGCATATGAAGATACCGGCAAAGAGAATGCAGGTCTGGCGAAAGTGCTGGAAAACAAATGGTATATCGATGAGCTGTATGATGCCATCATCGTAAAACCGTTGCAGGAGCTTTCCCGTTTCTTCCGTGACACTGTTGAAAAAGCAGGTATCGATAAACTGGTAAATGGTGTTGGCCGCAGCGTTCAGTGGAGCAGCCAGCAGATCCGCCTTATCCAGAGCGGGCAGGTAGGCTTCTACATCTTTGCCATGGTGATCGGTATGATCGTATTATTTGTGATCGGATTCTTATTATAA
- a CDS encoding complex I subunit 4 family protein, giving the protein MLTVLLILIPFIAGLIAFGLKGSGPKVLGMIASLASVATAIGTVCTLQADPKKLSFVTNWIPQLGSQFRVGLDGMGTMLCLLTAIAFLLVFITIYNRDIERPNSFYGLMLLSQAGLVGVFTAFDALQFYVFWELALIPVYFLCSMWGGEKRIPVTFKFFVYTFLGSLLMLVGIIYLYFQTPDHSFSWTSFTSLQLSMGDQKWLFWLFFVAFAIKMPVFPFHTWQPDTYEQSPTPVTMILSGVMVKMGLFGVLRWLVPVLPEGASMWTDVAIVLSVIGIIYASCIAMVQSDLKRLIAYSSIAHIGLMSAAIFAHNEQGTQGVLLQMFNHGINIIGLWIIVEVIQNRLGVKNMDQMGGIARKAPRMAIFLVIISLANIGLPLTNGFIGEFLMFSGLFQYNHWFMAFAGLGIILAAVYTLNMIQKVIFGEGNTLTDTTTDLQPGETVALSLVVIMIFVLGVYPQPMLDLVSKAF; this is encoded by the coding sequence ATGTTGACAGTTTTATTAATACTGATTCCTTTCATAGCGGGCCTGATCGCATTCGGCCTGAAGGGGTCCGGGCCAAAGGTGCTGGGCATGATTGCGTCCCTGGCGTCGGTAGCCACAGCCATCGGAACCGTCTGCACCCTGCAGGCCGATCCGAAGAAACTTTCTTTTGTTACCAATTGGATACCTCAGCTGGGCAGCCAGTTCAGGGTAGGCCTGGACGGTATGGGCACGATGCTGTGTTTATTGACAGCGATCGCTTTCCTCCTGGTTTTTATCACCATCTATAACCGCGACATCGAGCGGCCTAACAGCTTTTACGGGCTGATGTTGCTCTCACAGGCCGGCCTGGTAGGTGTTTTCACCGCCTTCGACGCCCTGCAGTTTTATGTGTTCTGGGAACTGGCGCTGATACCGGTATATTTTCTCTGCTCCATGTGGGGCGGCGAAAAACGTATACCCGTTACGTTTAAGTTCTTCGTTTATACTTTCCTTGGTTCCCTGTTAATGCTGGTAGGTATTATCTACCTGTATTTCCAGACGCCGGACCATTCCTTTAGCTGGACATCCTTCACCAGCCTGCAGCTGAGCATGGGTGACCAGAAATGGCTGTTCTGGCTGTTCTTCGTGGCATTCGCCATCAAGATGCCGGTGTTCCCGTTCCATACCTGGCAGCCGGACACTTACGAACAATCGCCTACACCGGTGACGATGATCCTCTCCGGTGTGATGGTGAAAATGGGCCTGTTCGGCGTACTGCGCTGGCTGGTACCCGTGCTGCCGGAAGGCGCTTCCATGTGGACAGACGTGGCCATCGTGCTGTCTGTCATCGGTATCATCTATGCTTCCTGCATTGCCATGGTACAGAGCGACCTGAAACGACTGATCGCCTACTCTTCCATTGCGCATATCGGCCTGATGAGCGCCGCTATTTTTGCACACAATGAACAAGGCACCCAGGGTGTGTTGCTCCAGATGTTCAACCACGGTATCAACATTATCGGTTTGTGGATTATCGTGGAAGTGATACAGAACCGCCTGGGAGTCAAGAATATGGACCAGATGGGCGGCATCGCCCGCAAGGCGCCCCGGATGGCTATCTTCCTCGTGATCATCAGCCTGGCGAACATCGGTTTACCGCTTACCAACGGATTTATCGGTGAATTCCTGATGTTCAGCGGCCTGTTCCAGTATAACCACTGGTTCATGGCGTTCGCCGGACTGGGTATCATTCTCGCTGCAGTATATACGTTGAATATGATTCAGAAAGTGATTTTCGGTGAAGGCAATACCCTGACAGACACCACTACAGACCTGCAACCCGGTGAAACGGTGGCACTGAGCCTGGTAGTGATCATGATCTTCGTATTGGGTGTTTATCCGCAGCCGATGCTGGATCTGGTAAGCAAGGCATTTTAA
- a CDS encoding NADH-quinone oxidoreductase subunit N has translation MNALISTALSGVFLMFVGLFVRNKQHIKFFAIAAIIISFIANLALYPTVQLGGYIQFGMIEVSKFSVLFNAVALGATLIYFLLSGSEFEKVGEHVGDYFALIFFILAGVTLASSFSNLLMLFLAIEIMSIPQYVLAGADRKSLKSNEASLKYFLMGSFSTGILLMGIALIYGAAGTFNITELGLGADPVHPLALCGIILMAFALAFKVSAVPFHFWTPDVYDGSPTVFTSFMATVVKAGGFVAFLRMFHVAFAGGAISHHWTLILSIITAATLILGNFSAVFQQSVKRMLAYSSIAQAGFMLFAVIAINQFATQGIILYAAAYSLATIGVFAVLLKLKDYTFEGFNGLTRKQPLLALATTIFLFSLAGIPVTAGFFAKYFVLSAAIQHGHLLWLVIVGVLCAAISVYYYFRVIMAMYFKQGDPEVEPVSGGFKVALVLTIILVLALGLFPNLLIGCL, from the coding sequence ATGAATGCACTAATTTCTACTGCTTTATCGGGCGTTTTTCTGATGTTTGTCGGTTTATTTGTACGCAATAAGCAGCATATTAAATTTTTCGCCATCGCGGCCATCATCATATCATTTATCGCCAACCTGGCACTGTATCCTACAGTGCAGCTGGGCGGCTATATCCAGTTTGGTATGATTGAAGTATCAAAGTTCAGTGTGTTGTTTAATGCAGTGGCTTTAGGTGCAACCCTGATATATTTCCTGTTATCGGGGAGTGAGTTTGAAAAAGTAGGTGAGCATGTGGGAGATTACTTTGCCCTGATCTTCTTTATACTGGCAGGTGTCACGCTGGCCTCCTCCTTCAGCAACCTGCTGATGTTGTTCCTGGCGATCGAGATCATGTCTATTCCGCAGTATGTGCTGGCAGGGGCCGACCGTAAAAGCCTGAAAAGCAACGAGGCGTCGCTGAAGTACTTCCTGATGGGTTCTTTCTCTACCGGTATCCTGCTGATGGGCATCGCCCTGATTTACGGTGCCGCCGGTACCTTCAACATTACCGAGCTGGGACTGGGTGCAGATCCTGTACATCCGCTGGCGCTGTGCGGTATTATCCTGATGGCTTTTGCCCTCGCTTTCAAAGTGTCTGCGGTACCGTTCCATTTCTGGACGCCCGACGTATACGACGGTTCCCCTACCGTATTCACTTCTTTCATGGCCACCGTGGTGAAAGCCGGCGGTTTTGTCGCTTTTCTGCGTATGTTCCATGTGGCTTTCGCCGGTGGCGCTATCAGCCATCACTGGACGCTGATCCTGTCCATTATCACCGCTGCCACCCTTATCCTGGGTAACTTCAGCGCGGTGTTCCAGCAGAGCGTAAAACGGATGCTGGCTTACTCAAGTATTGCACAGGCAGGCTTTATGCTGTTTGCAGTGATTGCGATCAACCAGTTTGCCACGCAGGGCATTATCCTGTATGCCGCTGCCTACAGCCTTGCTACCATCGGTGTGTTTGCCGTACTGCTGAAACTGAAGGACTATACTTTTGAAGGATTTAACGGCCTTACCCGTAAACAGCCGCTGCTGGCGCTGGCAACGACCATCTTCCTGTTCTCCCTGGCCGGTATCCCGGTAACAGCGGGTTTCTTTGCCAAATACTTCGTACTGTCTGCCGCTATCCAGCATGGTCATCTCCTCTGGCTGGTGATTGTGGGCGTACTGTGTGCCGCGATCAGCGTATACTACTATTTCCGCGTGATCATGGCGATGTATTTCAAACAGGGCGATCCGGAAGTAGAACCGGTTTCCGGCGGTTTCAAAGTGGCGCTGGTGCTCACCATCATCCTGGTGCTGGCACTGGGCCTGTTCCCCAACCTGCTGATTGGTTGCCTGTAA
- a CDS encoding ABC transporter permease: MRFLDIFSLAYRSVSGNRLRTGLTVSIIAVGITVLVGILTAIDSMKNSIYSSFASMGANSFSLRNRDMQVHIGNDGDKASKGNKNIKKVRKSISNKPISYQEAVQFKDRYHFPATVSINFRASGIATVYKDDKKTNPNVTVIGGDENYLDISSYTIRDGRNFNALDVSSGRNVAILGKDVAEKLFGRKMKNVVNNTIRVGDVRYRVIGVLESKGSSNLMSADNVVITTVNNTRRIFNRPNASYQIGVSVKDIKQMEAAQGEAIGTFRVVRQLALNDEDNFTLSKSDSIAEMLFQSLGTVNLFAVAIAAITLFGSAIGLMNIMLVSVAERTREIGVTKALGATSKTIRKQFLYEAIIISTMGGLFGALAGMLLGNIVSILLKSSFVVPWAWILTGVGLCAAVGLVSGIYPAYKASKLDPIIALRYE, translated from the coding sequence ATGCGGTTTTTAGATATATTTTCCCTTGCTTATCGTTCCGTGAGCGGCAACAGGCTGCGCACCGGTCTTACTGTTTCTATTATTGCTGTGGGTATCACGGTACTGGTGGGCATCCTGACCGCCATCGACAGCATGAAAAACAGTATTTACTCCAGCTTCGCCAGTATGGGGGCCAACAGCTTTTCCCTGAGAAACCGCGATATGCAGGTGCATATCGGGAATGACGGTGATAAGGCCTCCAAGGGAAATAAAAACATCAAAAAGGTCAGGAAGTCCATCAGCAATAAACCCATCTCTTACCAGGAAGCGGTACAGTTTAAAGACCGGTACCATTTCCCTGCCACGGTGAGCATTAATTTCAGGGCCAGTGGCATCGCTACCGTATATAAAGACGACAAGAAGACCAACCCCAACGTGACGGTTATCGGCGGTGACGAGAACTATCTCGATATCTCCAGCTATACCATTCGCGACGGCCGCAATTTTAACGCACTGGACGTGTCGTCCGGGCGTAACGTGGCTATCCTGGGTAAGGACGTGGCGGAGAAGCTGTTTGGCCGCAAAATGAAGAATGTGGTGAACAATACCATCCGTGTGGGAGATGTGCGTTACCGCGTGATAGGCGTGCTGGAAAGCAAAGGCAGCAGTAACCTGATGAGTGCGGACAATGTGGTGATTACTACGGTCAACAACACACGAAGAATTTTCAACCGGCCCAATGCTTCCTATCAGATAGGCGTGTCGGTAAAAGATATTAAGCAGATGGAAGCCGCACAGGGAGAGGCCATTGGCACCTTCCGGGTAGTACGGCAGCTGGCGCTGAACGATGAAGATAACTTTACGCTCAGCAAGAGCGACAGTATCGCAGAGATGTTGTTCCAGAGTTTGGGCACGGTGAACCTGTTCGCCGTGGCTATTGCCGCTATCACCCTTTTCGGTTCCGCTATCGGGCTGATGAACATCATGCTGGTGTCTGTGGCTGAAAGGACCCGTGAAATAGGCGTTACCAAGGCTTTGGGCGCGACCAGCAAAACTATCCGCAAACAATTCCTTTACGAAGCCATCATCATCAGCACCATGGGAGGGCTCTTCGGCGCCCTGGCGGGCATGTTGCTCGGCAACATCGTGTCTATATTACTGAAATCTTCTTTTGTGGTACCCTGGGCGTGGATTTTAACCGGCGTTGGCCTCTGTGCTGCTGTAGGACTGGTTTCCGGTATATATCCTGCCTACAAGGCCTCTAAACTGGACCCTATCATCGCTTTGCGTTACGAGTAG
- a CDS encoding gluconate:H+ symporter, whose amino-acid sequence MPLLIVIVAILLLVVLVTWCKINTFLSFLIVSLLMGLALRMDIGAITQSIQTGIGKTLGSLIVVIVFGAMLGKLVAESGAAQRIAGGLMRLLGPRYIQWSLMLTGFIVGIPLFYNIGFVLMVPLIFTVAAQTRLPTVYLGIPMLAALSVTHGYLPPHPSPTALVQQYHASMGLTLLYGILLAVPAIVLAGPVFSRYLKRYTSEPGKMFVAPPLPEAELPGMFASLLAAMLPVLLLAVTALLKLWLPAGELPYKIITWLGDPLIVMLLAVLNGMYLLGTRRGMPSKKLLGLMDDAVKDVAVIILIIGGSGALTQLLHDSKVSDYIAETLRNMHMHPLLLAWGIAAIIRVCIGSATVAGLTTAGIVAPLIASSGVNPNLMVLATGAGSLMFSHVNDAGFWMFKEYFNLSVKDTIKTWSVMETIVSVTGLIGSLLLSMIV is encoded by the coding sequence ATGCCTTTATTGATCGTTATTGTTGCTATTCTCCTATTGGTGGTACTGGTTACCTGGTGTAAGATAAATACCTTCCTGTCTTTTCTCATTGTTTCCCTGCTCATGGGCCTCGCCCTGCGCATGGACATAGGAGCCATTACCCAATCTATACAGACCGGTATCGGCAAAACCCTGGGTTCGCTGATCGTGGTCATTGTTTTCGGCGCCATGCTGGGTAAGCTGGTGGCCGAAAGCGGCGCTGCGCAACGGATCGCAGGTGGACTGATGCGTTTGCTGGGCCCGCGTTACATCCAGTGGTCGCTGATGCTGACCGGCTTTATTGTGGGCATACCGCTGTTTTACAACATCGGGTTTGTACTGATGGTACCGCTGATCTTTACAGTCGCTGCGCAAACCCGTTTACCAACGGTGTACCTGGGCATCCCTATGCTGGCAGCGCTGTCAGTTACCCATGGTTACCTGCCGCCGCATCCATCGCCTACTGCGCTGGTGCAGCAATATCATGCCAGCATGGGCCTTACGCTGCTCTATGGTATTTTGCTGGCTGTACCGGCTATTGTTCTGGCCGGACCGGTATTTTCCCGGTACCTGAAGCGGTATACCAGCGAACCGGGGAAGATGTTTGTGGCGCCGCCCCTGCCGGAAGCGGAGCTGCCGGGCATGTTCGCGAGCCTGCTGGCCGCCATGCTGCCGGTGCTGTTGCTGGCAGTGACGGCGTTGCTGAAGTTGTGGCTGCCTGCAGGGGAATTGCCATATAAGATCATCACCTGGCTGGGAGACCCGCTGATCGTGATGTTGCTGGCGGTATTAAACGGGATGTACCTGCTGGGTACCCGCCGTGGCATGCCGTCCAAAAAACTGCTGGGCCTGATGGATGATGCCGTGAAAGATGTAGCCGTGATCATCCTCATTATCGGCGGCTCCGGCGCGCTCACACAGCTGTTGCATGACAGCAAGGTGAGCGATTATATCGCTGAGACGCTGCGGAACATGCATATGCATCCGCTATTACTGGCGTGGGGCATTGCTGCCATTATCCGCGTCTGTATCGGTTCGGCCACGGTAGCGGGACTAACAACTGCAGGCATCGTAGCGCCGCTGATCGCCAGTTCGGGCGTAAACCCCAACCTGATGGTGCTGGCTACCGGCGCCGGCAGCCTGATGTTCTCGCATGTCAACGACGCCGGGTTCTGGATGTTCAAAGAATACTTTAACTTGTCAGTGAAAGATACTATCAAAACATGGTCAGTAATGGAAACCATCGTTTCGGTAACAGGACTTATCGGTAGTTTGTTGCTGAGCATGATTGTCTAA
- a CDS encoding RidA family protein, producing the protein MTPTENFTALGLTLPPAPAPLGVYKPLLTDGKHVYVSGHGTVQDDGSLIIGRIGRDLTPEEGKLAARQVGLAILSTLVTNLGSLDKIKRVIKVLGMVNCVPEFERHPYIINGCSELFAAVWGQENGVGVRSAVGFGSLPDNIPVEIEALFELH; encoded by the coding sequence ATGACACCAACGGAGAATTTCACGGCACTGGGCCTCACGCTGCCACCGGCGCCTGCGCCGCTGGGCGTGTACAAGCCACTGCTGACAGACGGAAAACATGTGTACGTTTCGGGGCATGGTACCGTGCAGGACGACGGCAGCCTCATCATAGGCCGCATCGGCAGAGACCTGACACCCGAAGAAGGCAAACTGGCCGCACGGCAGGTGGGACTGGCCATCCTGTCTACCCTGGTAACGAACCTGGGTAGCCTGGACAAGATCAAGAGAGTCATCAAAGTACTGGGAATGGTCAACTGCGTACCGGAGTTTGAACGGCACCCATACATCATCAACGGCTGCAGCGAATTGTTTGCAGCGGTATGGGGACAGGAGAACGGCGTAGGCGTGCGCAGCGCCGTTGGTTTCGGTTCGCTGCCGGACAATATCCCGGTAGAAATAGAAGCATTGTTCGAATTGCATTAA
- a CDS encoding D-TA family PLP-dependent enzyme yields the protein MEWYQLKTPEQVDSPALLVYKERIRENISLLKTMIDDVQRLRPHVKTSKIAEVVQMMQSAGIQKYKCATIAEAEMLGMVKARDVLLAYQPVGPKAVRLLELVQQYPDTDFACLLDNKAAAEAISSLFAAAGKQLRVYLDLNVGMNRTGIKPEGALDLYQHLHMLPGIQPVGIHVYDGHLHDTDMATRKKRCDEAYGPVPVLQHAIVACGLPEPVIVAGGSPTFPIHAARPVIECSPGTFVFWDWGYGKNLPEQPFQWAALVLSRVVSVIDGQLLCLDLGHKSVAAENPQPRVHFINAPEAQPVSQSEEHLVLKVADTAAYPVGTEFYGVPLHICPTVALYERAYVVEDHACTGTWKVIARDRMIAH from the coding sequence ATGGAATGGTATCAACTTAAAACACCGGAACAGGTGGACTCTCCGGCGCTGCTGGTGTATAAAGAGAGGATCAGGGAAAACATCAGCCTGCTAAAAACGATGATCGATGATGTACAACGGTTACGCCCACACGTAAAAACAAGTAAGATAGCAGAAGTGGTACAGATGATGCAGTCGGCCGGTATACAGAAATATAAATGCGCCACCATCGCGGAAGCAGAAATGCTGGGCATGGTAAAAGCCCGGGACGTATTGCTGGCTTATCAGCCGGTAGGACCCAAAGCGGTACGCCTGCTGGAGCTGGTGCAACAATATCCCGATACGGATTTCGCCTGCCTGTTGGATAACAAGGCTGCCGCCGAAGCGATCAGCAGCCTGTTTGCCGCGGCGGGAAAACAACTGCGGGTATATCTCGATCTGAACGTAGGCATGAACCGTACCGGCATTAAGCCCGAAGGAGCGCTGGATTTGTATCAGCACCTGCATATGCTGCCGGGTATACAGCCGGTAGGCATACACGTTTATGACGGACATCTGCATGATACGGACATGGCTACACGAAAAAAACGTTGTGACGAAGCATATGGACCCGTGCCGGTATTACAGCATGCTATTGTAGCCTGCGGGCTGCCGGAGCCGGTGATCGTAGCCGGTGGTTCTCCTACCTTTCCCATACATGCTGCCAGGCCGGTGATAGAATGCAGTCCGGGGACTTTCGTTTTCTGGGACTGGGGCTATGGTAAAAATCTGCCGGAGCAGCCCTTTCAATGGGCGGCGCTGGTATTGTCAAGGGTTGTTTCAGTTATTGACGGACAGCTGTTGTGCCTTGACCTGGGACATAAATCGGTGGCAGCCGAAAACCCGCAGCCACGGGTGCATTTTATCAATGCGCCGGAGGCGCAGCCGGTATCCCAGAGCGAAGAACACCTGGTGCTGAAAGTGGCAGATACGGCCGCTTATCCCGTGGGCACGGAGTTCTACGGCGTGCCGTTACATATTTGCCCTACGGTGGCGCTATATGAACGTGCCTATGTGGTGGAAGACCATGCGTGTACAGGCACGTGGAAAGTGATCGCCAGGGACAGGATGATTGCACATTAA